In the genome of Carassius carassius chromosome 12, fCarCar2.1, whole genome shotgun sequence, the window GGTAGCACTATCATAATTTTTTAAGTTTGGTTATTTTAGGAATGTGTATGTCTTTTACTCAGTCCGCTGTCCCACTGTCCTTCATCCATGTGCTCCTCTTTGATCCGAATGGATTTGATTCCATCTTCCTGCATCAGGGAATGACAAGAAACCAAGATATTATATAACATACTGAATAAGAATCTAATCTAAGAATCGAAGCAATGCTTACATTCAATGCGAATGCCTGTGCTGAAGGATCGTCTGTGTTCGTCCCTGTCGGTGTTTCTCCGTCATAATTTTCATTGAACTTTACAAGGTTGAGGTTTACCTCtgatgagaaaaataaatagtaggggaaaaaacatgaaaaacaataCAACAGGAACAATGCATgtattgtgtgtttatatatatcttctggtgtgtttatatatatatatatatatatatatatatatacacacacacacacacatgtacacacacacacacacacatatatatatatgtatatatacatatatatatatatatatatatacacatacacacacgcatgtatgtacatttaaaaaagcattcctaccagcatattagaaagagTGATATATTTCCAGTAATTAATAAGTAATAACTAAGCTATCAAATTacttcagaagactttgaatatAGTGCACAAGCCAGCTAGGCAACTTTAAATGGTGATTCAAATTCACTTTCAGTGCATGCAAAATATCTTCTGAATGGTGCATGAAGGAAGGAAAACCATATGATTTTGGAACCATTTAACAGGAgggtaaatgatgaaagaattatcATATTGGGTAAATTATCCCTATTACTAATACTAACACCAGTATGCATCAATCTGATCCCAATGTTTAAGTTTTATGCCAAGCACTtcaatttaaagtcaacatgaatctgaatttgcaacccattttacaACAACGTTTTGAACATGTATCCCAGGTTGAGGGGGCGTGGTTAGAACGCGGGTCGCTAGCAATTGGCCGAGCCGCAGCGGGGCCTTCCATACGTCAGCAGAGAAAGACATTCGTTTCAGCGTAATGGTTAATGATTGAAGATTGAAAAGCACGGGTTAAACAGCATCATGTCGACTTTAAAGGTACGCTCACGTGTCCTGGgtcgcgcgcacctctctgtccgCTGCTGTGGACTTGTATTCCCACGGAGCGCAGGTTCGCTTGGCTCTGTCGAGCAGATCGCAGCTCGCTCTCGGTGAACTGGAGCTTCACCAGCAGGGTCTCGACCTCCATCTGGCGGCGCGTCATCTCCTGCTCCACCGCGCGGCTCATCTCCAGCAGCGCGCATTTAGCGAAGCGCTCGAGGATCGACGCCAGCTGCGCGTGGATATCGCCCGATGCGGACATTCTCGTCGTTTAAGTGTCGAATAAAGCGCGTGTACGGTACAGATGATGCTCGTCTGGCGATTCCGAAGGGAGAAAAGCTCGCGTGCGATCTGGTGGTTTCCTTTGGTGAATGCCGAGCGCGAATCAATAGTGTTTACACAAACCTCACAAAACAGTTGACCATTTCCTAGTGAAGTACGTCACCCTTTGAAGGACCAATGTATTTTGGGCTGTTTCTTTTTAAAGCACCGTAAATCCAAAATTAGAAGCGCCGCACAAAACGGATGCGCTTCACTCTGAATCCAAACATTTCCAAATGCTTTAGTAAGAGTAAAAGTTGCTTGCTTTTATTTTCTCCTGTGACCAAATAGGCATCTGTTCTTAGAGGTAAACAGAGACAGGCGGTGGATGACAAccctttaattttcatttataatcagcattttagaaatgGCTCAGTTTGAGATGTTCAAGACTGACGTTTTGTCTGTTCGGTTTTTCGCTTTATTATttcatatgaaattatataataatgaacATCACTGGCCAATGAGAATCCAATACAGAAAAGAGAAAGTCTTGCTAGAACCTCTGGCTTTGATAATAAAAGCTGATTAGAGACAAATATCCATCAGTTCATTAGCTTATTATAAGCTAATGAATTtagcttatattattattatcattagcaGGTTATATACAAGTCCAAATTAAGTGaaatgattaaaaacacatcATAAACGCACAAGATCATGAAACAtctaatttaatgaaataaaatgtatacagagattaaaatacatatatcatcatatacagattgTGTTCTGTCTCTTATGCATTTGTTCCTGAGTTTTTTTATATTCCTTTGAGTGCATTAGGATATATAATCCGACacaatgataaaaacattaaacaaagtcTAAAAATTTTGGCTGAAAATGATCAACTGGTTAATCAATACTTATAAAGCAGCTGGTTTGTAACCCACAATTTTATTTTGCATGAGGGTCAAAGACGAAAAAGGGTTGAAGCATAAAAGCAAGTGTAATCCTGCTTTAAATTGCTGTTTTTCTCCcccaaaaatatttaaacattttctggttaatttaattgcaattttgttttaccttttctgagcaaaaaataaatatcatacatttttccctgatttacagaagacacccactaaaatgtcattcagtgtaacaacttcgtcaggcatatttacagcaaaaatcaatttatgacatattaaaagactaattactttaACCCCAAATACTAATTAGTTTTTTATCCTAGGTTTAGCCCTTTTTCATTAAGAATTTCTAAAACACAATCAAATTTAATATGCTCccttatacttatatatattttattatgtacacATCAGAACGATcacatgtttacatttttacatacatATCGTGTAACACTCTGACTGACATTATAACATTGTTTCAACCAAATTCTGACATTTTGTTCTCCAAAAACTTTGAAAcacttacatttaatgtgctttcgagAGACACAGAATCACTTTTGTAAATGTCTTAATGTCTTTGACCCATGAATATTGATGTGATAATAAATGATCTGAGATGCACTTCTCAGCTGTACAAACCCAACCAGATGTGTGAAAATGAGTATGTTGAAAGAGAAAATGTGAACACTTTCTGTGTACATTATGTTTTACAGGTTTGCTCTCCTCTTTAGGAATCAAGTGAGTCAGTTTTCCCGTCTTTCCGGCTCTCTCTGTCCCAGTGCGCTCCGGAGagtctctctgtgctctctctctctcggctccTCTTCTCTGTGGCTCGAGCCACAGCTTGATCGAAGCACATGCTGATGCCGCTGTTCCTCTTGGCCTCTTTGTCTGCGTCTCTCCTTTGATCCGCTCCTCCGTCCCATGCTTCCCGTCTCTCTCCGGGACCCTCGGAGTCCAGCCTCGGCTGTGTTTTACAGTTCTCTGCGCTGTCTCTCTGCGGCGCTTTAGTTTCGGTTCCGTGTTCTTGGTCGGTTGTCTCGCCCTGTGCCTCTTTATCCTCGTGTTGTCTGTGCTGGAGCTGTTTTCTGAGCGAGAACGCCGTGAGTTTGGACGTCTGAGGTTTGGGAGGGACAACAGGAACCGCTTTCGTGGGATTGGCAGGTTTACGTGGAGAGCGTTTGGGAGGCGCTGCTGAGATCTGATCGGACGTCTCCTCGTCAGTCTCTTTGCTTTCTGTTTGTTGGAGTTGAATCTCATTTGGTCGCTGCATGGGTGTGGACTTTTCCGGCTCGTCTCCACCTTCAGGAGAAAGACTTTCTGTTTTTGAGTTCACGTCCTCCTCAGAGTATCCTTCACTGCTTTCCTCTAAATCTTTCTGTCTTTCAGCTTCGTTTCTGTGTATTTCTCCCTCTTTTGCATTCTCCTCAAATTCTCCATTTGTTTTCTCTAAATCTTCTCGTCTTTCAGCTTCGTTTTGGTCTTTTGTATGATCCTCATCTACCTTCTCAGATTCTCTGTTATTCTCCATCAAAATTTCTCGTCTTTTCGGTTCTTCATCTCCTTCTTCACTGTTTTTCTCTAAATCTTGTCTTTTGGCTCCTTGTTTAGATCCATCTTCTGCATTTTCCTCACAATCTCCACTGTTTTCTTTTGAATCGTCTTGTCTTTCAGCATAATTTTTGTCTTGTTCTCCTTCTTCAGGTCCATCGTTTCCATTTTCCTCACAATCTCCACTATTTTCCATGAAATCTTCTTTTCTTTCAGTTGTGTTCGcttgtttttgttctttgttcCCATCACTACATTCCTCTGGAGATCCAGGTTTTGCATCTTCCTCAACATCTTCACACTTTCCTTCATCTGTATCTGTCTTGTTGTTGTTCTCACACTCTTCTCCTTGATTTTCCCTGCATTTTTCCAACCCCACTAGAACTTCTGTTTCCTCTCTCTTCTCATCCTCCACCGCTTGACCCTCTTCAGTCTTTGTTTCATTGATAATCTGTGATTGTTCCTCTGGTGGTTGGTCTTGATGAGCCAGTGAGACGCAGTCTGCATCCGTCAGCTCATCGGTGATTGGTACCTCGCTGTTACCATGGTAACCCGCATCATCCAGCACCTGCTGAACATCTTTGGCTGGAGACAGTGCTGGGATGGGTTCAGGAACGCTGATGGTGTCAGCCTCAGTTTGGTCGGGTTCTGGTGAAGAAGGAATCGAGTCCGGTCCAAAATAAGTGTCTTCTTCACTGGCTTCACTCTCTGGATCATCTTCTCCTCTGTACACATACAAAAGTCAGATATTACACAAATGCTACACTCTTTGTGTTGTTACAACCCAATATTATTTCTGCCCTGAAACACAAATAGAGGAGATTATTAGAGTGTTTAGGTTTATGTTTTCCATGAAAAGAAAGCATACAGTGACCAGGGGCTGTCGAGCTCCATAAACAACCATAAATGCATGATAAAAGCCCTTATGAATACTGGGAAGATTTTCAGTCTGTTAAATAAATGATTCCAAAATTTAGAAAATTatgaatttttaataattaaattaatcataaattACCCAATATGTGTgtgctatttatttttatgtgataaATATGTGGatatatttaattcattataataaatatgtacttattattattatcatatttaatttacagattaatttcagtaattttattaaattatttaatatatagtttcataaaaatttttaattaaattatttaattagactgcataaaaaatattaagttgctaattaaaatatatatatatatatatatatatatatttaaaatgcaataatcaaACTAAGTTacttaaactaaatttaaaaaaaaagttacaattaaaaatatattttttttattaaatttaagttttaagtggaaaaaaacaaatgattaaattattttaatttattattactactattaattTAATATGTGTGTGCCATGTAATTCTTATGCTACATTTATTcagtacatttattaaaaactagtAGTTATTCCAAAGTAGACGGTGTAAATGTCcgaaatatttaatttaacttaatttaaaaataatattttaagtaaaaatgtaaattaaatatattttctgtttgtttcggacacaaagcatcatatgacttataaaaaaagtgtaatatagCACATAAATTGTATGGattattttatggtgttttgTGTCATTATTAGACCATGACAACCTCTATAAGAAGAATTTTATTCTCCTTTAATGTCATTACACAGGAAATAAAGTCATGTAGGAGAATAAATGATGAAATGAACTGAAGAATTAAGCTACTTACATCAGTGTATGTTTATCATTCTCCACATCCTTTGACTCTCTCTCGTCGTTCTTCTTTTCATCCATACACACTTCATGTGTCTTTAATACAGCTGAACTCAGATGTTCTTCACAAAACGATGGGTCAAAAGCAGGTTCACTGCTGTCTGTCACTGCAGAATCAGCAGGAATCGCGTCTCCTGATTGGTCGATGGATTGCACATCATCATTGTTCTCTGAAAGAAGTGCGTTTGATTGGTTACTAGTGTGTAGATCTACATCATTGCTAGTAGATAAGTCAGCGGTGGTTTGTGGACTCGACCAAGACAGTCCCTGAAAACCCCGACTGGCTGGTAGACTCTGACAAAACATCTCCTCATACTCAGAACCTTTATCAgattcatcatcatcagcagggCTATACTCGTCGTCTGAGGATAATGACAGTGCTGGCAGGAAGGGGCGGGACTTATACGGCAGGCTGTGTGATTTTCCAGGAAGATCCCGGTGTGTGAGGGATGGGCTGCTGCTTTTGGCTACAGGTGTTTGACCCTCATTAGTGCAGATTTGCGATGGACTGTCCTTGTTTTCATCCTCCTCATACTCATATTCGTTCTCAAAACAAGGCGCCTCGACTGAGAACTCAACCTGGAGAAGAGAGAAAGCGAGACAGACATCAATTACAGACATCTTAAGGCATTATAAGTGTGCTCACCATATACAATCAAGTCAATAGTATTAAGCTACTTTATACGACACATTTTTagactaattttttttaaattacagataatgaatcactgaaacTGAATGAAAACCTCTTATAGAATCATATAATACAGCATCAcacaatcccacaatgcactgcaatgGTAAGAATGCTCATCTAAGATCATGGAAGAGTCAAAggaaatgtaatgttaattcattactttataatattttataaaatattttagattttattaggTAATGAACAACACTATGTAGATCGTTACAAAGGCAGAACTACTTTTAATAACTTAAGTTACttagtaatagtaatattaataacaaatatatacgttttgtatatacagtatgtatatgtatacacactACTGTATTATTTAATACTGAATAAAACTTATTTTGTATTAGGTTATAATAAtgttacaatattttaattaaaagtttaagtgtaaaataattcagttaaattagtgatttaattttatatatatattatataatatatataattgttataaatcattaataaaaatgttacaattaaaaataattaatgtaattataatacttttaaagtaaatgtaatgtaaatatgtttttattaagttttaatttgatttaaattcttatttttaatcattttaatttaatttaactaataTCTGTGTGTACTATGTTTTTTTGGAATCAGCAGTAAGCATTAGTCAAATCTCTTGTCAGAAGAGTTGTCTTGAGACTGTTATTTCTCACTCATACATTTCTTTATTaatacatgcataaacacaccGTGTTTCCAGCACAGCTGTCCATCGAATCCAGGAAACCGAAAGCTTCCTGGAAATCCAGTGGCAGATCTGGGTCTGGAAACTCCATGTCCTCATAGTAGTTTGGACTGATGGGTTCCTGATGGAGGTTTCCTCTCATCTCTGTGGGGAAAACATTCActtttgcattcattttcaaaCACACACTTTCCTCAAACAGCTCATGTTATGAGCAATCAAAATTTCCTAcatattattttaagatttacGCCCAGATGCTAAaggcaaaaacagtttttttcatCCACTGTTCaggttttgcataaataaaaattgcaaacatatttttgtattttactaatatgcatacatttgcaaaacagaaatctgaacattAGTTAAAAATGATTGTATGGTTTTGCCAGTACAATACAAATTGATTTTGGATTTGTCTTCTTATCACTCcaaaaatcagaaaatactgtcaacaaaTCCAAAATATACTTATAGGAGTTTATTTTTTGCACgctttatctatttgcatctgtagattttaaTTAGAACCCGTATCTTTAAaagttttttctccacttcagcagcatttacaaacaccaaaacttagagttttattactatctatattctgaaggtttttactgaggggtttgttcatataacaTTCACACTGATATTTACACCATTTTGTTTCCTGAAAACAtggtaaaaatgtgaaattttaaaggTGGGGAGTTtcttctccacttcagcagcacatgCACACACCAAaacttacagttttattcctctctatattctgaaggattTTATAGAGGAGTTTGTTCATATAACATTCACACTGATATTTACATCATTTTGTTTCCGGAAAACAtggtaaaaatgtgaaattttaaaggTGGGGAGTTTCTTCTCCACTTCAGAAAAACTTGCATGCACCAAAACTTACAATTTTATTTCTCTCTATagtctgaaggtttttactgaagggtttgttcatataaCATTCACACTGATAtttacacatacattttattCCTGAAAAACATGGTTAAAATGCGAAATTTTTAAGGTGGGGAGTTTCCttttccacttcagcagcacatgCACACACCAAaacttacagttttattcctctctatattctgaaggattTTATAGAGGAGTTTGTTCATATAACATTCACACTGATATTTACATCATTTTGTTTCCGGAAAACAtggtaaaaatgtgaaattttaaaggTGGTGAGTTTCTTCTCCACTTCAGAAAAACTTGCATGCACCAAAACTTACAATTTTATTTCTCTCTATagtctgaaggtttttactgaagggtttgttcatataaCATTCACACtgatatttacacacacattttattcctGAAAAACATGGTAAAAATGCGATATTTTTAAGGTGGGGAGTTTCCttttccacttcagcagcacatgCACACACCAAaacttacagttttattcctctctatattctgaaggattTTATAGAGGAGTTTGTTCCTATTTTTTCCAATTTacactgatttatacaacattttacacataaaacatggtgaaaatgtgtttgttttctgtctgttaaCAGTATTTTCTGAATCATGGAGCGATAGAAAGAGAAATCCAATATCAAACAAGAATTTTGAACCAATGTTCAGATTTCTATTAAGGAAATCTATGCAAATGTGTGCATCTTTAATTAGACAATGCcccatttgcatatttaaacataacgtTTCAGAAAAcctatgaaaaaaatgttttaccctATTTACCTGCAATGTCTTAATCTCCTTGAAAACATGTCTAAAACAAAACTGCAAAAACAACTCATTCTGAACTTGTAAATTTGTGATGCAAAGATTTACATGTGAGTGAATAATAATCTCAATATGTCTCTCTTACCCATGTAATCCTCTTCCGTGTTTTCATCTTTGTTTTGTGGTTGTGTATCTTGTGCATTTTCCTTAACAGACTCTTGATTCTGACTCAGATGTTCTTTTTCTGCTTCTTTGGCATTCGATGCATCTCCTTTTTCTGGCATGGCACTCTCCTTTTTTGTAATCTCTGCCATATCCTTCCCACAATCCTCCTGGCTTTTCACATAACTATtagtttctctctccctctcttgaaCAACATCATTTTTGTTCTGTTGATTCCCATCTGTGGACTCCGTCTCTGTTTCTGTGCTCTTAAGGTCCTCGTCTTCAGCTTCGT includes:
- the si:dkeyp-68b7.12 gene encoding rho GTPase-activating protein 30; translation: MRRGRKKGCNRDKVFGCDLLEHLNSTGQDIPQVLRSCSEFIEKHGIVDGIYRLSGVSSNTQKLRSEFDCEGSPDLNKDLYLQDIHCVSSLCKAYFRELPNPLLTYELYDRFADAVAVQLEDERLVKIKEVLKDLPALHYRTLEFLMRHLVKMSTFASQTNMHSRNLAIVWAPNLLRSKDIESTGFNGTAAFMEVRVQSIVVEFILTHVAEVFSGTGLSVERRKSLPSPSILSCTDDHFFKSLPLHCPGNLSPGDGPPPMRPYHAIIDGTDKRKGSLKGRKWKSIFNLGGRLHDPRKKNKYCPKDKEKMALRPAKSMDSLSPGAYAADDSKHLPPLVVSTASGSSEGVASVGGGVSSGYAVTYRRTGGAQVSMVSGGTSGTYNRLESGGGAEGVLQGMNRSPGMTSKAERRAGIHISGPFSVTVPLHITSGLALGVLHGGWNEKEQTQQGDEAEDEDLKSTETETESTDGNQQNKNDVVQERERETNSYVKSQEDCGKDMAEITKKESAMPEKGDASNAKEAEKEHLSQNQESVKENAQDTQPQNKDENTEEDYMEMRGNLHQEPISPNYYEDMEFPDPDLPLDFQEAFGFLDSMDSCAGNTVEFSVEAPCFENEYEYEEDENKDSPSQICTNEGQTPVAKSSSPSLTHRDLPGKSHSLPYKSRPFLPALSLSSDDEYSPADDDESDKGSEYEEMFCQSLPASRGFQGLSWSSPQTTADLSTSNDVDLHTSNQSNALLSENNDDVQSIDQSGDAIPADSAVTDSSEPAFDPSFCEEHLSSAVLKTHEVCMDEKKNDERESKDVENDKHTLIGEDDPESEASEEDTYFGPDSIPSSPEPDQTEADTISVPEPIPALSPAKDVQQVLDDAGYHGNSEVPITDELTDADCVSLAHQDQPPEEQSQIINETKTEEGQAVEDEKREETEVLVGLEKCRENQGEECENNNKTDTDEGKCEDVEEDAKPGSPEECSDGNKEQKQANTTERKEDFMENSGDCEENGNDGPEEGEQDKNYAERQDDSKENSGDCEENAEDGSKQGAKRQDLEKNSEEGDEEPKRREILMENNRESEKVDEDHTKDQNEAERREDLEKTNGEFEENAKEGEIHRNEAERQKDLEESSEGYSEEDVNSKTESLSPEGGDEPEKSTPMQRPNEIQLQQTESKETDEETSDQISAAPPKRSPRKPANPTKAVPVVPPKPQTSKLTAFSLRKQLQHRQHEDKEAQGETTDQEHGTETKAPQRDSAENCKTQPRLDSEGPGERREAWDGGADQRRDADKEAKRNSGISMCFDQAVARATEKRSRERESTERLSGAHWDRESRKDGKTDSLDS